The proteins below come from a single Aegilops tauschii subsp. strangulata cultivar AL8/78 chromosome 6, Aet v6.0, whole genome shotgun sequence genomic window:
- the LOC109780032 gene encoding F-box/kelch-repeat protein At1g55270 produces MDRRIQAPLVDSSACLCRAERAAAVASTGRHVPRSRPCVQSSVRASIHPLSEKRSSRADRRSDGQRPLLPGLPDDLAIACLIRVPRADHCKLRLVCRRWLRLLAGNYFYGLRGRLGLAEQWLYAFKSDGDGRVSWDVLDPAAAAWRAMPPVPAEYAAAAGFSCAVLGGCHLYLLGGRDPRRGAMRRVVFYSARSNRWHRAPDMLRRRHCFGACVMGNRLYVAGGESGGGSLRSAEVFDPAKNRWSFVSDMARALVPFVSVVHSGRWYVKGLGAGRQVLSQVYTPETDKWSTVATLDSMVTGWRSPSACIDGRLYAADCKDGCRLRAYDEAADAWSGCASSGHHLGSSHALEAVAMVTLRGKLCVVRNDMSVSVVDVAAGAGNQPWETLVGKGQIKSFVTNLLASIAGRGRAKNRVLHCQVLEA; encoded by the exons ATGGATAGACGGATCCAAGCTCCTCTG GTCGATAGCTCGGCATGCTTGTGCAGAGCGGagagagccgccgccgtcgcctccacCGGCAGGCACGTCCCGAGATCCAGACCTTGCGTGCAATCGAGCGTCAGAGCCTCCATCCACCCACTGAGCGAGAAGAGATCGTCGCGGGCTGACCGCCGAAGCGACGGGCAACGGCCGCTGCTCCCCGGCCTTCCCGACGACCTCGCCATCGCGTGCCTCATCCGCGTGCCGCGAGCTGATCACTGCAAGCTGAGGCTAGTGTGCAGGAGGTGGCTCCGCCTCCTCGCGGGCAACTACTTCTACGGCCTCCGCGGGAGGCTCGGGCTCGCCGAGCAATGGCTGTACGCCTTCAAGTCCGATGGCGACGGGCGCGTGTCGTGGGACGTGCTCGACCCGGCGGCCGCGGCATGGCGCGCGATGCCGCCCGTGCCCGCTGAATACGCGGCCGCCGCCGGGTTCAGCTGCGCCGTGCTCGGCGGCTGCCACCTGTACCTGCTGGGCGGCAGGGACCCGCGAAGGGGCGCCATGCGGCGGGTGGTGTTCTACAGCGCCCGGAGCAACCGGTGGCACCGCGCGCCGGACATGCTGCGACGGCGCCACTGCTTCGGCGCGTGCGTCATGGGAAACCGCCTGTACGTCGCCGGCGGAGAgagcggcggcggcagcctcAGGTCCGCGGAGGTCTTCGACCCGGCCAAGAACCGGTGGTCTTTCGTGTCCGACATGGCCCGGGCGCTAGTGCCGTTTGTCAGCGTGGTGCACAGCGGGAGGTGGTACGTCAAGGGGCTCGGCGCGGGGCGGCAGGTGCTCAGCCAGGTGTACACGCCGGAGACGGACAAGTGGTCGACGGTGGCAACGCTCGATAGCATGGTCACCGGCTGGAGAAGCCCCAGCGCTTGCATCGACGGCCGGCTCTACGCCGCTGACTGCAAGGACGGTTGCCGGCTCAGAGCCTACGACGAGGCTGCAGACGCGTGGAGTGGCTGCGCCTCAAGCGGGCACCACCTCGGAAGCTCGCACGCTCTCGAGGCGGTCGCAATGGTCACGCTTCGTGGCAAGCTCTGTGTCGTTCGAAACGACATGAGCGTGTCGGTCGTCGACGTCGCCGCCGGGGCAGGAAACCAGCCGTGGGAGACCCTCGTCGGCAAAGGGCAGATAAAGAGCTTCGTCACGAACCTCCTGGCGAGCATTGCCGGCCGCGGCCGGGCCAAAAACCGCGTCCTCCATTGCCAAGTCCTTGAGGCTTAG